TCATGTACTGCGACGACCCGGCGCCGCTTCTGGCCGCGCTCACCGCGGTGGCCCGGCCCGGCGGGCTGGTGTCGCTGCTGGTGCGCAACGGCATGGCGATGGCGATGCGGGCCGGCCTCGGCGGCAGCTGGGCCGAGGCGCTGGACGCCTTCGACCGTCGCGACTACGTCAACCGGCTGGGGCTGCGCGCCCGCGGGCACACCCTCGAGGAGCTCGACGCCCTGATGGCCGCCCACCGCTGGGCGCGCTGCGGTTGGTACGGGGTGCGGGTGTTCACCGACCACCTCGACTCCCCCGTCCCCGACGCGGCCGAGCTGGAGCTGCTGGTGCGCGCCGAGGACCGGGCCGGGCGCCGCGACCCCTACCGGTCGGTGGCGGCCCTGCTCCACGTCCTCTACACCGGGCCGGCGAGCGGGTCGCCGTAGGAATCGGCCCCCCCGGTCGTTGTTCAGTGGGCGTGGCGCTCACCAGGAGGTCGCGTGATGCGCGAGGAGCAGACGGCGGGGCCGGTCCCGGGGATCGCCGCGCGGGTTCGTGAGCACCGCCGCCGCCAGGGGCTGACCCAGGGGCAGCTCGGCGCCCGTGTGGGCCGTTCGGCGATGTGGGTCGACCGCCTGGAGCACGCCGACCTGGAGTGGGCGGCCGGGCTGGAGCGCGGTCTGGTCGACGTCGAGGAGCTGCCCGTGCTCGCCGATCTCGCCGCCGGCCTCGGGGTGACCGTGGCCGAGCTCGCCGGCGCCCGCGCTGCCACCCCTGCCGCCGCCGCCGTCCGCCCGGCGCCCGCTGCATCCGCGCCCGTCGCGGTGCGCCGGGCCGCCCAGCGGCCGCCGCGGCCCCGCCGCCGTCCCGGAGTGCCGGTTCGCACCCTCGCCGCGGGGGCGGGGATCGGGGTCGTGGTCACCGCCGTCGCGGTGGGGCTGGGACGGGCCGGCGGGAGCGGAGACCGGCACCCGGCCGTCGCCGCGGTCGCGGTGGTCGCCCCCGCCCTCGTCACCCCGCTGGCGACGGTGGCGCCGGCCCCGGCGGCCACCGACCCGCCGGTGCCCACCGAGGCTCCCGCGCCCACGGCGGCGCCGCCCGCCCCCGCGCCCCGCACCCCGGCGCCGACCCCCCGGCCCACCGCCCGGGCGGCGGTGGTGACGGCCACGCCGTCGCCCCGGGTGCCCGGCGCCGTGGCCGTCTTCCCCTCGCAGGTGCTGATGGTGGTCCCGGCGGGCAGCCAGTCGAACCCGACGATCACCTTCACCGTCAGCAACCACGGCTCCGCGGCGCTGACCCTGGGCGCGCTGCGGCTCACCAACCCCGGCTTCCAGGGGGTGCGGGACACCTGCAGCCGCGCCTCCCTCGCCCCCGGGGGGATCTGCAACGTCACCCTCAGGGTGGCGCCGGCGGCTGCGGGGCGGTACACCGGCGCGCTGGTGGTGCCGGTGATCGACGGCACCACCTCCACGGTGCCGCTCGAGGTCGACGCCCGCTGAGGTCGCCGGCGGTGACCCGTCAGCCGAGCCGGCGGCCGAGGTCGCCGATGGCCGTGTACACGCCGAGCGCGCCCATCGCCAGGGGCACCAGGGCCACCAGCGCCAGCGACTCGACCCGGCGCAGCCGGCTGCGGATCAGGGCGGACGAGCCGCCCCGGCCGCCGGCCAGCACCAGGCCGACCAGCAGCACGAAGGTGGAGAGCAGCAGCGCCACCCCGATCCCCGACGCGGCGTCGCCGCCGATGCGCACCGCCAGCCCCAGCTCGAGGCAGAGGCTGCCGGCGAGGGCCGCGATCAGCGGCGGCAGCCCCTGGCCGAGGAAGCGCTGGCGGCGGCTGCCGAGAGCAGCGGCGAGGGCGGCGGTGCCGGCGAGCGCGAGCTCCCAGGGCTCGGTGCTCAGCGCCAGCACCGCCAGCGATCCGGCGAGTGCCGCGGACGTCCCCGCGCTCAGCCAGGCGAGCAGGCGGTGGGACGCGTCGACCCGGGTGGCGACGTCCTCCTCGCCGAGCCCGGGCTCGCGGCTGGTGACCGCGCCGCCGAGGTGGAGGGCGGCGACCAGCAGCGGCAGCTGGGCGGCGGCGCAGACCGACAGAACCGCGAGCACCGCGGCCACCTGGCCCGCCGAGGCGCCCAGCGCCAGCCCCGCGGCGACGACCACCCCGGCGGGCAGCGCGGCCACGGCGAGGGCCGCCGCCGGGCCACGCGCCGCGGGCACGGCGAGGCCGGCGAGCGCGGCCCCCGCGGCCACCCCGAGGGCGGCGCCGGCCGCGCTCCCCGCCGGCCCCCCGGGATCGAGCAGCGCCCCGGCGATGCCGCCGGCGAACCCTGCCGGCACCACCCCGCTCAGCGCCAGGAGCGCCACCCCGACAGCGCCCGCCCGGGGCGCGGCCAGGCGCGCCCCCGCGGCCGCGACCGAGGCGATGCCGAGGGCCAGGCCGACGCGCATCCCGAGGGGCAGGTCGTGCACCGCGACGGCGGTGGCGAGCAGCAGCGCCGCAGCCGCGGCGAGGGCCATGACGGTGCGCCGGGCGGTCGCCGTCCAGAGGCCGCCGCGCAGGTCGACGGCGCCGGCGACGGCGTCGACCAGGTCGGTGACGCTCGCGGGCTCGATCTCGGCCAGGGGGCGGAGATACACCATGTCGCCGTCGCCCACCCCCGCGGCGGCGAGGCCGGCGGCGAGGCTCAGCGGCGCCTCGCCGAGCCGGCTCAGCCCCCAGCCGGTGCCCAGCGCCGCCTCGGGGTCGGCGGAGACCATCCGCACCAGGTCCGGGAGCAGCTCCGCCAGGGGGACGTCGGCGGGCAGGCTCAGGTCGACCGCCGACGCCGGGCCGGCGACCGTCACGGAGAGGAAGCGCGCCGCGCTCCCCAGTGGCGCCGGCGGCGACATGCCGGTATCGTACGCGCCGCCACGGTGACCAGCAGCCTTCCCGCCGGGCCCGCAGCCGGGGCCGTCCTGCGGCGTCCCCCACGCATCCCGCCACCGCCGGTGCCGTCCGGTGAGGTCCGCCTCCCCGCGCCTCCGGCGCTGCCCCCCAGCCAGGGCGGGCCGCTGAGCTGGCTGCAGTACGCGTTTCCGGCGGTGGGCAGCCTCGGGGCGATCCTGTTCGTGCTCATCAACCCCCGCCCGCTCTTCATCGCGGGCAGCGCCCTCTTCGCGCTGTCGTCGGTGGCGATGGGAGTCGGCCTGGTCCTGCAGCAGCGCAGCAGCCACCGGCGCGGGCTCGGCGACCAGCGCCGCCGCTACCTCGAGGAGCTCGACCGCCTCCGCCGCACCGCGGTCGAGACCGCCGCCGGGCAGCGCCGCGCCGCCGCCTGGAACCATCCGGAGCCCGAACGGCTGTGGACGCTGGCCTGCAGCCGGGCACGGGTCTGGGAGCGCCGCCGCGACGACCCCGACTTCCTCGCGGTGCGGCTCGGCCGGGGCCGGCGTCCGCTGGCCACGCGGCTGCGGCTCGACGAGGGTGGAGCCGCCGCCGTCGACCCGGTCTCGCTTGCCGAGGCGCAGCGCATGGTCGCCCGCCACGGCGCCGTGGACGGCCTGCCGATCACGCTCGACCTCGCCGCCGGCGGCCTCGTCGAGGTCGGCGGCGGCGGGCCCGCTCGAGCGCTGCTCCGGGCGCTGGTGGCCCAGGTCGCGACCCTCCACGCCCCCGACGACCTGGTGATCGCGGTCTGCGCCGGCCCCGAGGCGGCCGCCTCCTGGGAGTGGGTGAAGTGGCTGCCCCACGCCCGGCACCCCGACGTGGTCGACGCCGCCGGCCCGGCTCGGCTGCTCGCCGCCGACGCCGCCACGCTGCTCGCCCTGCTCGACTCCGAGCTGGCGGGGCGGCGCCAGGCGGCGCGGGCCAGCACCGCCGGCAGCCGGCCGCCCCACCTCGTGGTGGTGGTCGACGGCGGCGGCGACCCGGAGCCGCTCTCCGCCCTCGCCGCGCTGCCCGGGGTCACGGTGCTGGTCAGCAGCCGAGGCGAGGCGCCGCCGGCGGGCGGGGGCACCCGCATCGCCATCCGGGACGGCGGCCGCCTCGAGGCGGCGACCGGCGGCGCCGAGAGCGCCACCGGCGAGGTCGACGGCGCCTCGGTGGCGGTCTGCACCGCGCTCGCTCGCCGCCTCGCCCCGCTCCGGCTCTCCGCCGCGGAGCGCTCGGCGGTGACCGCCACCGGCATCGACCTCCCCAGCCTGCTCGGGGTGGGCGACCCCGGCACCCTCGATCCCGCCTCCACCTGGGCGGCGCGGCCGGCGGAGGACCTGCTCCGCATCCCCGTCGGCCTCGGCACCGAGGGGCAGCCCGTCCTCCTCGACCTCAAGGAGTCGGCGTTCGGGGGGATGGGTCCCCACGGCCTGGTCATCGGCGCCACCGGGGCGGGGAAGAGCGAGCTTCTCCGCACCCTGGTCACCGGGCTGGCGCTCACCCATCCGCCCGACCTGCTCGGCCTGGTGCTCGTCGACTTCAAGGGCGGTGCCACCTTCGCGGACCTCGCCGGGCTGCCCCACGTCGCCGGGATGATCACCAACCTCGGCGCCGACCTCGCGCTCGTCGACCGGGTGAAGGACGCCCTCTTCGGCGAGCAGAACCGCCGCCAGGAGCTCCTCCGCCAGGCCGGCAACCTCGCCGGGATCCGCGAGTACCGGGCGCTGCGCGAGCGCCGGCCGGAGCTGGAGCCGATGCCCTACCTGCTCGTCGTCGTCGACGAGTTCGGCCAGCTGCTCGGCGCCCGCCCGGATTTCCTCGAGCTCTTCGTCTCGGTGGGCCGGCTGGGACGCAGCCTGGGGGTGCACCTCCTGCTCGCCTCCCAGCAGCTCGACGAGGGACGGCTGCGCGGGCTCGAGGGACACATCAGCTACCGGGTCTGCCTGCGCACCTTCAGCGCGGCGGAGAGCCGGATGGTGCTGGGGGTGCCCGACGCCTACGAGCTGCCCCCGCTGCCCGGGTCCGCCTACCTGAAGGTCGACACCACCGTGTTCCAGCGGTTCCGCGCCGCCCTGGTGTCCTCCCCGCTGCGCCGCCGCGCCGAGGCCGCCCCGGCACGGCGGGCCAGCCTGCTGCCCTTCACCGCGGCGCCGGTGCTCGAGCCATCGCCTGCCGGCGCGCCGCCCGCGACCGCCGGCGGCGGCGCGGCCGGCGGCGAGACCGTGATGCAGGCGGTGGTCGAGCGGCTGCGCGACGCCGCGCCGCGGGTGCACCAGGTCTGGCTGCCACCGCTCGAAGCCGTGGTCAGCCTCGACCAGGTGCTCCCCGGGGTGGCGGTCGACGGGCCCGCGGCGGCGGCGCGATGGGCGGGAGCGGGCCGGCTGGCGGTGCCGCTGGGGCTGGTCGACCGGCCGCTGGAGCAGACCCGGGGGGTGCTGAGCGTCGACCTCGCCGGGCGGGAGGGCCACCTCGCCGTGGTGGGCGCACCGCAGACCGGCAAGAGCACTCTCCTCCGCAGCCTGGTGCTCGGGCTCGGGCTCACCCATTCGCCCCGCGACCTCTGGATCCACGCCATCGACTACGGTGGCGGCGGCCTCGAGCAGCTCCTCCGGCTTCCCCACGTGGGCACGGTGTGCGGCCGCGCCGACCCCGAGCGGGTGCGCCGCACCGTCGCCCACGTCGCCGCCGTGCTCGAGGAGCGAGAGCATGTCTACCGGCTGCGGGGGATCGACTCCGCGGCCACCCTGCGGGCCTCCCGCACCTCCGGGCAGCTGCCCCCCGAGCTCGCCGCCGACGTGGTGCTCCTGGTCGATGGCTGGGCGGCGCTGCGCCAGGACCACGAGGACCTGGAGCAGCTGCTCGTCGACATCGCCGGCCGCGGCCTCGGCTACGGGGTCCACCTCGTGCTCAGCGCCGGCCGCTGGGCGGACATCCGCAGCACCCTCCGCGACAGCATCGGCGGCCGTCTCGAGCTCCGCCTCAACGACCCCGCCGAGTCGATGGTGGACCGGCGCGCCGGGGCCGCCCTTCCCGCCGGGGTCCCGGGCCGGGGCCTGGCGGTGGACCGGCACCTCTTCCAGGTCGCGCTGCCTCGGCTCGACGGCCGCCCCGAGCGCGACGGGCTGGCGGCCGCCACCGAGGCCGCGGTGGCCGCGGCGGCGGAGCTGTGGCAGGGTGCCGGCGCCGCCGTGCCGATTCGCGTCCTCCCCGCGCTGCTCACCACCGACGCCCTGCCCCGGCCCGGCGAGGATGGCGAGCCCGGGGTGCCGGTGGGCGTCGCCGAGCCCGCGCTCGCCCCGCTCCGCCTCGACCTCCTCGGCGACGAGCCCCACCTCGTCGTCTACGGCGACGGCGGCTCGGGGAAGAGCTCGCTGCTGCGCACGTACCTGGCCGGGCTGTGCGCCCGCCACCGCCCCGAGCAGGTGTCGGTGCTGCTCGTCGACTACCGGATGCGGCTGCGGGAGGTGGTGCCGCGGACCCACCTCCACGCCGACGCGGGGACCCCGGCCGCCGCCCGCGAGGCGCTGCTGCAGCTCCGCGAGCTGGCCGAGAGCCGGATGCCCTCCGGCTCGCTCGAGCCCGACACCCTCCGCCGCCGGCTTTGGTGGAGCGGGCCCGACGTGGTCGTCGTCGTCGACGACTACGACCTGGTGTCGACGCCGTCGGGCAACCCCCTGCTCCCCCTCGTCGACGTGCTCGCCCAGGGCCGTGACCTCGGCATCCACCTGGTCACCGCCCGCCGCGCCGGCGGTGCCGCCCGGGCGCTCTTCGAGCCTCCCCTGCAGCGGCTGCGCGAGCTCGGCGCGCCCGGGATCATCCTCGCCGGCGAGCGCCAGGAGGGGGCGCTGGTCGGGCCCTTCCCCGCGGCACCCCGGCCGCCCGGCCGGGGCATGTACGTGCGCCGTGGCCGCCGCCCGGCGATGCTGCAGATCGCCCTCCTGCCCGAGGACGAGCGCGAGCGGACCCTGGGGTGAGCCGGCCGGCGGCCGAGGGCTCAGAGGCGGCCGGCGACGATGGTGGCGAGCCCGACCAGCAGCCGCGGCGAGACGTCCCTCACGCTGGTGGCGATGGACACGAGATCGGCTCCCCGGGCGAGGACGACCTGGACCCCGAGGCCCCCGAGGGTCGAGCTGCGAGCGGCGTCGCCCACCCCGCTGAGAGCTGTCCCGCCGATCTGGTCGACTGCCTGCCGGGCCTCGGCGGGAGACGCCTGCACCGCGACCTGCAGGGTGAGCACCGGCACCCCGCTCTGGTCCGATGCCACCGTGTAGGTGCATCTCGAACCGGACTGAGCATCGGGCTCGGAGGCGGCGGTGATGGGACCTCGACCCAGGGCCGTCTGGACCTCGGCCGGCGACAGCAGCCGGCAGGCGTCGCCGAAGTCTCGCGCGGGCGCGACCACCCCGCCCGGCGGCGCCGAGGACGAGCCTGCGCCGGTACCGGGGGCCGGCGCCGAGCCGGCACCGCCGCAGCCCGAGAGCGCCAGCAGGACCGCGGCAGCGAGGAGCAGCCGGCGTCCCGCGTGCAGCGGGCGCGGACGCGAGGGCTCCCGCATCTGATCACTCTCCGTTGTAGACGTTGATCTCCAGCGCCACCGAGTCTCGCCCGCCGGCGGCGCCACGGGTGACCGCGCAGACCCGCCAGCGCACGGCGGTGCGTCGCAGCACCATGGTGGGAGAGATCCCGCGGGGGATCGGCAGCTCGAAGGGGATCCAGGTCGAGGACCGCGCCTCCCCATCGACCGGCACCAGGTGGCGCTCGACGATCCACTCTCTCGGGTTGCCGGAGATCGCCTCCTCGCGGCGGCGCAGCTCGATGCTGATCGGTGCCGGGGGCCGTGCGTCGGA
Above is a window of Candidatus Dormiibacterota bacterium DNA encoding:
- the eccCa gene encoding type VII secretion protein EccCa, whose product is MTSSLPAGPAAGAVLRRPPRIPPPPVPSGEVRLPAPPALPPSQGGPLSWLQYAFPAVGSLGAILFVLINPRPLFIAGSALFALSSVAMGVGLVLQQRSSHRRGLGDQRRRYLEELDRLRRTAVETAAGQRRAAAWNHPEPERLWTLACSRARVWERRRDDPDFLAVRLGRGRRPLATRLRLDEGGAAAVDPVSLAEAQRMVARHGAVDGLPITLDLAAGGLVEVGGGGPARALLRALVAQVATLHAPDDLVIAVCAGPEAAASWEWVKWLPHARHPDVVDAAGPARLLAADAATLLALLDSELAGRRQAARASTAGSRPPHLVVVVDGGGDPEPLSALAALPGVTVLVSSRGEAPPAGGGTRIAIRDGGRLEAATGGAESATGEVDGASVAVCTALARRLAPLRLSAAERSAVTATGIDLPSLLGVGDPGTLDPASTWAARPAEDLLRIPVGLGTEGQPVLLDLKESAFGGMGPHGLVIGATGAGKSELLRTLVTGLALTHPPDLLGLVLVDFKGGATFADLAGLPHVAGMITNLGADLALVDRVKDALFGEQNRRQELLRQAGNLAGIREYRALRERRPELEPMPYLLVVVDEFGQLLGARPDFLELFVSVGRLGRSLGVHLLLASQQLDEGRLRGLEGHISYRVCLRTFSAAESRMVLGVPDAYELPPLPGSAYLKVDTTVFQRFRAALVSSPLRRRAEAAPARRASLLPFTAAPVLEPSPAGAPPATAGGGAAGGETVMQAVVERLRDAAPRVHQVWLPPLEAVVSLDQVLPGVAVDGPAAAARWAGAGRLAVPLGLVDRPLEQTRGVLSVDLAGREGHLAVVGAPQTGKSTLLRSLVLGLGLTHSPRDLWIHAIDYGGGGLEQLLRLPHVGTVCGRADPERVRRTVAHVAAVLEEREHVYRLRGIDSAATLRASRTSGQLPPELAADVVLLVDGWAALRQDHEDLEQLLVDIAGRGLGYGVHLVLSAGRWADIRSTLRDSIGGRLELRLNDPAESMVDRRAGAALPAGVPGRGLAVDRHLFQVALPRLDGRPERDGLAAATEAAVAAAAELWQGAGAAVPIRVLPALLTTDALPRPGEDGEPGVPVGVAEPALAPLRLDLLGDEPHLVVYGDGGSGKSSLLRTYLAGLCARHRPEQVSVLLVDYRMRLREVVPRTHLHADAGTPAAAREALLQLRELAESRMPSGSLEPDTLRRRLWWSGPDVVVVVDDYDLVSTPSGNPLLPLVDVLAQGRDLGIHLVTARRAGGAARALFEPPLQRLRELGAPGIILAGERQEGALVGPFPAAPRPPGRGMYVRRGRRPAMLQIALLPEDERERTLG
- the eccD gene encoding type VII secretion integral membrane protein EccD, which translates into the protein MSPPAPLGSAARFLSVTVAGPASAVDLSLPADVPLAELLPDLVRMVSADPEAALGTGWGLSRLGEAPLSLAAGLAAAGVGDGDMVYLRPLAEIEPASVTDLVDAVAGAVDLRGGLWTATARRTVMALAAAAALLLATAVAVHDLPLGMRVGLALGIASVAAAGARLAAPRAGAVGVALLALSGVVPAGFAGGIAGALLDPGGPAGSAAGAALGVAAGAALAGLAVPAARGPAAALAVAALPAGVVVAAGLALGASAGQVAAVLAVLSVCAAAQLPLLVAALHLGGAVTSREPGLGEEDVATRVDASHRLLAWLSAGTSAALAGSLAVLALSTEPWELALAGTAALAAALGSRRQRFLGQGLPPLIAALAGSLCLELGLAVRIGGDAASGIGVALLLSTFVLLVGLVLAGGRGGSSALIRSRLRRVESLALVALVPLAMGALGVYTAIGDLGRRLG
- a CDS encoding methyltransferase domain-containing protein, with protein sequence MTGQPSFAGGARPWLASLGGLREVVRQELMAAQLGEQLGGVGRPPLRVLDAGCGQGTLALRLAGGGHRVTGLDPSEELLAHFAGALAAQPAEVRDRITLVRGAGEDAPALVGGDFDVVLCHGVLMYCDDPAPLLAALTAVARPGGLVSLLVRNGMAMAMRAGLGGSWAEALDAFDRRDYVNRLGLRARGHTLEELDALMAAHRWARCGWYGVRVFTDHLDSPVPDAAELELLVRAEDRAGRRDPYRSVAALLHVLYTGPASGSP